The proteins below come from a single Mucilaginibacter mali genomic window:
- a CDS encoding RNA polymerase sigma factor, with amino-acid sequence MEAVYIDKHYQLVAECKQGSKKACFDLYKLYSKAMLNIAFRVVGNMDEAEDVLQEAFLDAFNRIKDFRQETTFGLWLKQIVVHKSINLLRKRKMEWAELEDGELENIPDEEPDDQEETLYKVERIKEAMKELPEGYRVVLSLYLLEGYDHEEIGQILNISENTSRTQFLRAKRKLSELLKVKGLVA; translated from the coding sequence TTGGAAGCTGTATATATAGATAAACATTATCAACTGGTGGCAGAATGCAAGCAGGGCAGTAAAAAGGCATGCTTCGATCTGTACAAGTTATATTCTAAAGCGATGCTGAACATTGCTTTTAGGGTGGTTGGTAATATGGATGAGGCCGAGGATGTGTTGCAGGAGGCTTTCCTTGATGCCTTTAACAGGATTAAGGACTTCAGGCAGGAGACCACATTCGGTTTATGGTTGAAACAAATTGTGGTGCATAAGTCCATCAACCTGCTGCGAAAGCGCAAAATGGAATGGGCCGAACTGGAAGACGGCGAACTGGAGAACATACCCGACGAGGAGCCCGACGACCAGGAGGAAACGCTTTACAAGGTAGAGCGCATAAAGGAAGCGATGAAGGAACTGCCCGAGGGCTATCGCGTAGTACTATCCCTGTATTTACTGGAGGGGTACGATCACGAAGAGATAGGGCAAATATTAAACATAAGTGAAAACACCTCGCGTACGCAGTTTTTACGGGCGAAGCGAAAATTAAGTGAATTATTAAAAGTGAAAGGATTAGTGGCATGA